ATGGCCATTGAAGCGCATATGGCAGCGCAGCCGCACTGCATGGGCACGTTGCTATGGCAGCTGAACGATTGTTGGCCCGGCCCAAGCTGGAGTATCATCGACTATGAAGGGCGTCCTAAGCCTGCATATGATGTTGTACGTGCTCTATATTTGACGGAACCTTAGCTCAACTTTTCAGCTCTCAACAGCACTGACTATTGGTATCCAAAAGAATTGATCAGAAACTGCTTCGTGCACATTAAGCGAAATTCCGATCTTACGAAACCCTATTTTTACGCCCCCACAATTCACAAACCTGTATCTGAATGAAACGAACAAGACTCTACGCCATCCCCTTGCTTTTTGGAGCTATTGGTTTGGTTGGTCAAGCCTTTGGACAAGGCGATTGCCAAAATACCAGCCAATACCCCGGAAACGCGATAACTCCAAATCCGAATGGAACAGTGACCGTGATCAGTACTTGTAATTTTCAGAGTGAGTATTCTGCAATTGCGGGTATGGTAACCGGTGGTAATTATCAGTTCGTTGCAGATGGCACAACATACATCACCCTGCGTACCGGAGCTTTTGATGGTCCCGTCTTGGCACAAGGTACAACGCCGTTGGATGTAACTGCCGCAACGAATGATACGATCTACGCGCATTGGAACGTCAATGATCTGTGCGCAACTGCTTCTACGTGCATCAACACCTCTGTGCAGCGTATTCTGAATTGCGAACTCCCGGAAGTTGCTGTAAGCTACACGGAGGATTGCACTGCCGGAACATTCACGATCGTGTTGGATATAACATCCACTGGTGATGGCGCTACGGTGGATGTCATTTATGATGATGCTGGTAATGTTCAGACCATGGCTGGAGTGGGTACAGGTATTATAACCTTGGGACCTTTCACCAATGGCTCGCTTCCCTTGGTAATGGTGCAGCACGAAAGTGACCCTGATTGTAATATCAACCTTGGTGGACTTGCTCCATTCACGGAATGTGCAATTGATATCGTCTGCGGTGATCCTTCCATAACTCAGAACTATTGTTATGCGGACAATGACGATGTGAATTGGACATACACAGGCAACGGCGGTGGCTCCATGGTCCTAACTTTCCAGAGTGGCACGATCGAGGGTAGTTTCAACGATAGATTGTCCATCTATGATGGGTTTGATGCAACAGGACCAGTGCTGTTCGACCATACCGCCACAGGAACATTCGACCTTACAGGATTGAGCGTTGTTTCGACCACGGGTTCCATACACATGGCACTTTTAGCCAGTGCTTTCACCAGCTGTGCAACCGGAAGTTTCGGTATTGAAGAGTGGAACTGGACCGTTGTCTGCTTGAATTGTGAGATTCCACAAGCTACCGCGACCGTTACGGATGATTGCCCTGGTAATGCGTTCAACATTGCTGTGGATGTGGTCAGCACAGGTGATGCGACCACAGTGGATCTTGAGTATATCGTCAATGGTGGTGCCCCTCAAACTTCTGCTGGAGTTGGCACGGGTATAACCAACCTTGGCCCATTCACTGTCGGCGACAACGTTAGCCTTTCCGTGAACCATGATAACGATGCGAACTGCAACTTGGATCTTGGGGTGTTCACGGATCTGAACTCATGCCCACTGATCATCGCTTGTGGTGAACCTGAAGTAGTAGAGACCTATTGTTATGTGGGAAGTGATTCACAGTTCTGGTTCTACCAATCGAGCGGTGCAGGCACAATGCGTTTACGATTCAATCAAGGAACCATCGAGAGCAACACTTACGATGACCTAATTATCTATGACGGCATAGACAATACAGCCCCCGTGTTGTTCATGCATGGCAATTTAACATCGAATTTAGGACCTGTGGGAAGCGCAGTGCTTAGCCCGAACTCGCCCTACTATGGTGTTGAAGTTTATGCTACAGGTAACAGTCTCTACATGGAAATGTCCTCTGATCCTTCGGTCCAGTGCAATGGCTCAACGACCTATGATTCTTGGGAATGGGAAGTTGTTTGCCTCGATTGCACGATCCCGGTCGTTAGCTTTTCTGCAGCTGATGATTGTGTCAACTCCCAGTTCAGCGTACCTGTTGTGGTTACGAGCACTGGTGATGGTGGCACAGTGAATATCAACTACACAGTGAATGGTGGTGCTGTACAAACGGTAACCGGTGTCGGCGTAGGAACAGAATCCATTGGACCGTTCAACTTCAGCGATACCGTAAATGTTATTGTTGCCCACGGAACCAATTCACTTTGTGACATTGAACTGGGGGACATTACGGATACCGGAACATGTCCTGTACTGATCGATTGTGGCTCAGAACTCGGTGAGCAACTTTGCTACGCGAACAATACGGATTCACGGTACTACTACGATGGAACCGGGACATTGCCGCTGGCCATCTTCTTTGACTCCGGTACCGTTTTCGCGGGTGACCTAGTGAATATATACGATGGTGGCGACATTACTGCCCCTCTGCTTTACAGTGGCAACAATGGTTCGAATATGACCGGATTCTTCGTCAATTCATCCAATCCGGACAATCGGTTAACCTTACAGATCATTGCGAATGGATTCACCGATTGTGCAACCGCAGGAATACAAGACCCTCCGACCTGGCGTGTATTCTGCTTGGATTGTGCTCCACCAATTGTCTCATTCGACCTGGTGCAGGACTGTATTAATTTCCAATACGTCATGGAGGTTACGGTCACCACCATGGGTACGGACCCATCCATTGATGTGACCAATACCGGCGGTGCTCCAACGGTTACGATCACTGCACCTGGTACATACACCGTTGGACCATTCGTATCTGGAAACCCAGTCGAAGTGGTTCTGGTAAACGAATTGAACGACCTCTGCAATGTATCAAGCGGTGTGCGTGTGAACCCCGTTTGCCCACTACCGGTATGCGGCTCCACAGTATTGAATGAAACATATTGTTACGTGACGAGTGATTCCATGGCATGGGCTTATGAACTTCCGACCGCAGGCACATTACGTCTAACGTTCCTACGCGGTACCATCGAGTCCAACTCATGGGACAACCTGATCATTTATGATGGTACGGACAATACGGCACCAATCCTTTTCATGCACGGCAATACGACGTCGAACTTAGGTCCTGATGGCAGTGGTGTTCTGAATACAACAGCACCTTATGAGACGGTAGATGTTACTGCAACAGGTTCCAACCTGTACATGGAAATGTCATCGGATTTCTCTGGAGATTGTTCCAGTAGCACGACCTACGATCCATGGGAATGGCAGGTCTATTGCGAGGGTTGTGTTCCTCCTGGTGTGAGCTATAACCTGCTTACGGATTGCTTCTCGCGTTCATTCACCACAGAGGTGATCGTTACGACCACTCCTCCTGCAGAAGGGCTTCAGATCACAAATACCATCACCGATGAGATCAGTACGGTGAATTCATCGGCGGTTTACAACTTCGGTCCCTACGGCCAGAATACGGATGCGGTGTTCGAGATCGTTTCATTGGACGAACCCGGATGCGTATACCGCAGTGATACCCTCAGTGTGCCTAGTTCTGATTGCATCATTGTTAGCTGCGGATTCGATCAGTACAATTATTGCCTTGGCAATGATGAAGATCGCTGGTACACGTTCAAGTCCGAGCAGAACGTTCAAACCACGATCACATTCATCAGTGGCCAACTATTACCCGGTGATCGGATCGTGTTCTACAATGGACCGGACGAGAACTCAGCAGTACTCTATCAGGGCACGAACGGCGGAAGTTTTACCGGGTTTGCGCTGAATTCGCAGAATGCTGCGAACACGATCACCATGCGGATCCAATCCGATGGAAGTGGATCCTGTGGTGATGGAGCAGCTGGTGCGACAGAGTTGTGGTGGCACGTGGGTTGCGGTGCAGTTGGCATCGAAGAAACCGCTTCCACAGGGTTCACGATGTTCCCGAATCCGACCAATGGATCACTCACGATCAACATAGGTGCTTCAGTTCAAAACTCTGCCTATGTGAACGTGATCGACATGCAAGGCCGCACGGTAGCCGAGCAACGGATCAATCAAAAAGCTGGTTCAACCAATATACTGGATCTATCCGGTTTGTCCGCTGGACAGTACATGGTAAAAGTGATCACCGACGAGTGGGTACGCACACAGGCTTTGCAGATCGCACGCTGATCAGCACGAAATAAAATGAAAAGGGGCTGTCTCGAAAGAGGCGGCCCTTTTCTATGATTAGAGGGTAGCTCACTTTGTTTCGATCAACACCTCATCAACAAAGATCCAAGTAGGGCCTCCATTACCGGGATGCCAATCAGGACAAGGCCCAGCATTTCGTGCGATGACTTTGATGTATCGCGCTCTTTTGGAGATCGGTTCTGTCCAGAGCTCCGTCGTTAGCGCATCCATTGTATCTCTTGCAATGGTGTGTGAGGCGATCGCCGTGCTCCACTGCCTACCATTGGAGCTGAACGCGAACTGCACATCAGCTGGAAGCCAGATCCAGGATCGTTGGTCCTGCAAGGCACTTAAACCAACACGTTCCAATTGCATTGGCTTACCTAGATCTACGGTTGCTATAAGATCCGCACCTTCGAAACCCTGCCATTCGCCTGTTCGGTAATCATCACCGCCCCGAAGTCCATCCACTAAGGCTTGATCTCCTCCAGCGGAATACTGCTGTGCAAATTCGGTAGCCAATTCAATGGATCGGTCCGTTTCAACTTTTACAAAATGAGCTGTGGCTGGCTTTGAGCGGAATGGTGAATCTGCCCTGTCCGGAATAATACGCTCAGCAAAAGCTGATATGGAGGTGTTTGCGGAGATATGAAATGGCCCTGAATAAAGCAGGGGAGCTGATCCGTCCAATGAATAATAGAGGCGGGCGCCGATATCGCTGGATGAAATGGTGATCTTCAACGAATCCCTGAATGCTTGCGAGGCCGCCGAAATAATAGGAACCGGTTGCCAGGTCGATAGCTCCGTCTCACCAAGCTGTGGAGCGTCACTGGATGAACTTACAGGTCGTGCGCCCAATTGGTAATGCAATGATCCGCCTTTCTGCAACAACTCAAATGGTAAGTTCCGCATGCTGGTCATTTCCTTACCGTTCAACTCCACGCGTTCAATGATATTCCTGACCCCACCTTGTGCTGTACTGGAAATGACAAATGTTCTATCATCTCCAAGAGCAATGGAAACGGAGTCGAATAATGGCATGGTCAAGGTCATTTCGGGTTTTCCGGGGCAGATCGGATACATTCCCATAGCACTGAGGACATACCACGCACTCATTTGGCCACAATCCTCATTGCCTGCAAGACCATCAGGAGCATTGTGATACAAGTTATTCAAGATGTTCTTTACATAACCATCCGTTAGCTCCGGGTGTGACGAGAGGCTGTTGAGATAAGCGAAAGAATGGCTGGGCTCATTGCCATGCGCGTATTGCCCGATCAATCCGGTGATATCACTTTGATCGCGTCCGGTGGTACTTGTTTTTGCTGTGAATAACGACTCCAGCCGGTTTGACAAACCTTCTTTTCCACCGATCAATTCAGTGTACCGTCCCATGTCATGCGGCACGAATAGACCGTATTGCCATGCATTGGCTTCGGTAAAGTGAAAATTCACTTCGTATGGATCAAAGGGCACAACGAAACCGCCATTGCGGCGTGCCCGGAAGAATTTGGTCTCTGGATCGAACACATTCTGCCAATTCCGCGACCGATCATAGAACCGATCAGCGATATCAGTTTTCCCCATTGCTTCTGCCATGCGTGCAATACACCAATCGTCATACGCATATTCCAACGTTCGACTAACACTTTCGGGCTTATCCTCGCTGCTGATATAACCGCGTTCCCGGTAATGGTCCAGTCCGAAAAGATCCGCATCGGCACTAGCCACCATGGCTTCCAATGCAAGCTCTGCATCGTAACCACGGATACCTTTCATGTAGGCATCGCTGATCACACTAACGCTGTGGTATCCGATCATGCAATCGGTCTCGTTGCCCCAAAGCTCCCAAACGGGTAAGCGGCCACTTTGTTGGTAATGAAGCAGAAAGGTCTTGATCCAATCATTGGTCATATCCGGCTCCAGGATCGTCATTAAAGGGTGAAGTGCCCGGAACGTATCCCAAAGACTGAAAACGGTGTAAACGTTGTGATCTGCTTGATGGACTTCACTATCCATGCCGCGGTATTTTCCATCCACATCGTTGAAAACGTAGGGCGCTACGTAGGTGTGG
This genomic window from Flavobacteriales bacterium contains:
- a CDS encoding GH92 family glycosyl hydrolase; amino-acid sequence: MSREQNNYTLGIMPSKVQRNRFEQLSISYVSTALFSTFTLSAVAQNPARDLVNPFIGTGGHGHTFPGVCVPNGMVQLSPDTRPDGVMDWDGCSGYHYSDSLIYGFSHTHLSGTGVADLCDVLLMPMSGPKGMAFDRTATRARFYHTREHANAGYYKVGLLTSTDSQPEDSNVIDGGGGTWINAELTATARVGVHRYWFPKGDAARIAIDLRHRDPLLGASMEVIGSSEIVGERRSSSWATDQRLFFCIQFSAPWIDNEVMPSNLVNTVAGLNFGPLDQPLIVKVGISAVSIEGARANIEAEVPHWDFDKVRQQAEDLWNQKLNKIQISGGTVDEQKTFYTALYHTYVAPYVFNDVDGKYRGMDSEVHQADHNVYTVFSLWDTFRALHPLMTILEPDMTNDWIKTFLLHYQQSGRLPVWELWGNETDCMIGYHSVSVISDAYMKGIRGYDAELALEAMVASADADLFGLDHYRERGYISSEDKPESVSRTLEYAYDDWCIARMAEAMGKTDIADRFYDRSRNWQNVFDPETKFFRARRNGGFVVPFDPYEVNFHFTEANAWQYGLFVPHDMGRYTELIGGKEGLSNRLESLFTAKTSTTGRDQSDITGLIGQYAHGNEPSHSFAYLNSLSSHPELTDGYVKNILNNLYHNAPDGLAGNEDCGQMSAWYVLSAMGMYPICPGKPEMTLTMPLFDSVSIALGDDRTFVISSTAQGGVRNIIERVELNGKEMTSMRNLPFELLQKGGSLHYQLGARPVSSSSDAPQLGETELSTWQPVPIISAASQAFRDSLKITISSSDIGARLYYSLDGSAPLLYSGPFHISANTSISAFAERIIPDRADSPFRSKPATAHFVKVETDRSIELATEFAQQYSAGGDQALVDGLRGGDDYRTGEWQGFEGADLIATVDLGKPMQLERVGLSALQDQRSWIWLPADVQFAFSSNGRQWSTAIASHTIARDTMDALTTELWTEPISKRARYIKVIARNAGPCPDWHPGNGGPTWIFVDEVLIETK
- a CDS encoding T9SS type A sorting domain-containing protein, whose amino-acid sequence is MKRTRLYAIPLLFGAIGLVGQAFGQGDCQNTSQYPGNAITPNPNGTVTVISTCNFQSEYSAIAGMVTGGNYQFVADGTTYITLRTGAFDGPVLAQGTTPLDVTAATNDTIYAHWNVNDLCATASTCINTSVQRILNCELPEVAVSYTEDCTAGTFTIVLDITSTGDGATVDVIYDDAGNVQTMAGVGTGIITLGPFTNGSLPLVMVQHESDPDCNINLGGLAPFTECAIDIVCGDPSITQNYCYADNDDVNWTYTGNGGGSMVLTFQSGTIEGSFNDRLSIYDGFDATGPVLFDHTATGTFDLTGLSVVSTTGSIHMALLASAFTSCATGSFGIEEWNWTVVCLNCEIPQATATVTDDCPGNAFNIAVDVVSTGDATTVDLEYIVNGGAPQTSAGVGTGITNLGPFTVGDNVSLSVNHDNDANCNLDLGVFTDLNSCPLIIACGEPEVVETYCYVGSDSQFWFYQSSGAGTMRLRFNQGTIESNTYDDLIIYDGIDNTAPVLFMHGNLTSNLGPVGSAVLSPNSPYYGVEVYATGNSLYMEMSSDPSVQCNGSTTYDSWEWEVVCLDCTIPVVSFSAADDCVNSQFSVPVVVTSTGDGGTVNINYTVNGGAVQTVTGVGVGTESIGPFNFSDTVNVIVAHGTNSLCDIELGDITDTGTCPVLIDCGSELGEQLCYANNTDSRYYYDGTGTLPLAIFFDSGTVFAGDLVNIYDGGDITAPLLYSGNNGSNMTGFFVNSSNPDNRLTLQIIANGFTDCATAGIQDPPTWRVFCLDCAPPIVSFDLVQDCINFQYVMEVTVTTMGTDPSIDVTNTGGAPTVTITAPGTYTVGPFVSGNPVEVVLVNELNDLCNVSSGVRVNPVCPLPVCGSTVLNETYCYVTSDSMAWAYELPTAGTLRLTFLRGTIESNSWDNLIIYDGTDNTAPILFMHGNTTSNLGPDGSGVLNTTAPYETVDVTATGSNLYMEMSSDFSGDCSSSTTYDPWEWQVYCEGCVPPGVSYNLLTDCFSRSFTTEVIVTTTPPAEGLQITNTITDEISTVNSSAVYNFGPYGQNTDAVFEIVSLDEPGCVYRSDTLSVPSSDCIIVSCGFDQYNYCLGNDEDRWYTFKSEQNVQTTITFISGQLLPGDRIVFYNGPDENSAVLYQGTNGGSFTGFALNSQNAANTITMRIQSDGSGSCGDGAAGATELWWHVGCGAVGIEETASTGFTMFPNPTNGSLTINIGASVQNSAYVNVIDMQGRTVAEQRINQKAGSTNILDLSGLSAGQYMVKVITDEWVRTQALQIAR